From Anopheles darlingi chromosome 2, idAnoDarlMG_H_01, whole genome shotgun sequence, the proteins below share one genomic window:
- the LOC125950193 gene encoding uncharacterized protein LOC125950193 produces the protein MCGILCIFRGECQQHNNHDAVNGCVEKRLDSRSLREIAFQASSKQRHRGPDHTGVLVDEKEQFALVQERLSVIGVKTGNQPFTSTDGTVHLVANGEIYNFRQMASAVNENRKVVSYEPRSDCDVLGAYYEQYGPEALLTTVRGMFAFVLYDRKEKRLLVARDPVGIIPLYVGWDADGALWFASELKCLVEHCPEVQVFPPGHFFYGRREEYKPKRYFNPSWNKEIPNNAVDLQELRHRLETAVESHLQCEVPMGALLSGGLDSSLIAAITARKLQERSGKRLKTYSIGLPGAGPDLHYARLVANHIGSDHTEIHFSVAEGLDYIRDAVYHAESYDVTTIRCIVPVMLLARYIRSEGLKMVLSGEGADELFGGYLYFHRAPTVGEFHHETVRRVQGLHLSDCLRANKGCAAWGLELRVPFLDTDFIQYVMSIRPEDRAPGGEGKLEKYILRRAFADGDYLPVEVLWRQKEQFSDGVGYSWIDTVSQWAAGRVSDEEFSQAATRFPFATPNTKEAFYYRLLFEERFGAGSATQTVQRWVPRTDWGCAEDPSGRKQDVHCGVKHHDEGSK, from the coding sequence ATGTGTGGAATACTTTGTATCTTCCGTGGGGAGTGCCAACAGCACAATAACCACGATGCCGTCAACGGTTGTGTGGAGAAGCGTTTGGACTCCAGGAGCCTGCGAGAGATCGCCTTCCAGGCGTCCAGTAAACAGCGTCACCGTGGTCCCGATCATACCGGAGTGCTGGTCGACGAGAAGGAACAGTTCGCCCTGGTCCAGGAACGGCTCTCCGTGATCGGTGTAAAGACGGGCAATCAACCGTTTACGTCCACCGACGGTACGGTGCATTTGGTGGCCAATGGAGAGATCTACAACTTTCGCCAGATGGCATCGGCGGTTAACGAGAACCGGAAGGTCGTGAGTTACGAGCCGCGTAGTGACTGTGACGTACTCGGCGCCTACTACGAACAATACGGCCCAGAAGCGCTGCTCACGACGGTCCGAGGAATGTTTGCCTTTGTGTTGTACGATCGGAAAGAGAAGCGTTTACTAGTGGCCCGGGATCCCGTTGGTATTATCCCGCTGTACGTCGGATGGGACGCCGACGGTGCGCTATGGTTCGCCAGTGAACTGAAGTGTCTTGTGGAACACTGTCCTGAGGTGCAAGTGTTTCCTCCAGGACATTTCTTCTACGGACGACGCGAGGAGTACAAACCGAAGCGTTATTTCAACCCTTCTTGGAACAAGGAGATACCAAACAATGCCGTTGACCTGCAGGAGTTGCGTCACCGTCTGGAGACGGCCGTCGAGTCCCACCTGCAGTGTGAGGTCCCAATGGGTGCACTACTAAGTGGTGGTCTCGATTCCAGTCTCATAGCGGCGATCACCGCACGGAAGCTACAGGAACGTTCCGGAAAGCGTCTAAAAACGTACAGCATTGGATTGCCCGGTGCTGGTCCAGATCTGCATTATGCTCGGCTCGTTGCGAACCACATCGGCAGCGATCACACGGAGATCCATTTCAGTGTCGCCGAGGGATTGGATTACATTCGCGATGCAGTCTATCATGCGGAGAGCTACGATGTAACGACGATACGTTGCATCGTACCGGTGATGCTACTGGCACGTTACATCCGCAGTGAAGGACTCAAGATGGTGCTGTCAGGTGAAGGGGCCGATGAGCTGTTCGGTGGCTATCTGTACTTCCACCGGGCACCAACGGTCGGTGAGTTCCACCACGAAACCGTACGTCGTGTCCAGGGACTCCATCTGTCGGATTGCCTTCGAGCGAACAAAGGTTGTGCTGCGTGGGGTCTTGAGCTACGGGTACCATTCTTGGATACGGATTTCATCCAGTATGTCATGTCGATCCGACCGGAAGATCGTGCACCGGGAGGAGAGGGCAAGCTGGAGAAGTATATCCTCCGCCGAGCGTTCGCCGACGGTGACTACCTACCGGTCGAGGTGCTTTGGCGTCAGAAGGAACAGTTTTCGGATGGCGTTGGATACTCGTGGATCGATACGGTGTCACAGTGGGCGGCTGGACGGGTTAGTGATGAGGAGTTCTCACAAGCGGCCACCCGTTTTCCGTTCGCGACACCCAACACCAAGGAAGCATTCTACTATCGGTTGCTGTTTGAGGAACGCTTTGGTGCCGGGAGCGCCACGCAGACGGTTCAACGATGGGTTCCCCGTACGGATTGGGGTTGTGCGGAGGATCCGTCCGGTCGAAAGCAGGACGTACATTGCGGTGTTAAGCATCACGATGAAGGTTCAAAGTAA
- the LOC125950205 gene encoding uncharacterized protein LOC125950205, protein MATKRSSPSSQLRLVALLVFLLAGNVHQVYGNTSMENRANHPTQHCTDLNSQNSLDVEQIMGIWYGSEVITHNGHDEGEVVYNTCVVIHLADVTNSTPLAPPSHQPGGSSPPYFSRGSAASASSNQDHRTSYGYGSPGGSGGRSGSSSRNGDTIGSSNYDLYQQRQYQLHSQSMRYLRLIWDESEHTLEYTLRYNSSRPGFWISSSPQSGSMIQLQYVQFTGTVQVLKAINNQLVLTFCQSIPSGQLFTIVLSRIPMGLAPEEIQSIRNLLRRRGLPATSVRKVCQSGAFRSDPVSVGVLLLLLTTLSLLPKRFH, encoded by the exons atggcaaCGAAGCGATCTTCACCTTCATCACAGCTCCGGCTAGTGGCACTGCTGGTGTTTCTTCTGGCCGGCAATGTACACCAGGTGTACGGGAACACCTCGATGGAGAACCGGGCCAACCATCCGACGCAACACTGCACGGATCTGAACTCACAGAACAGCCTAGACGTGGAGCAG ATAATGGGCATTTGGTACGGCAGCGAGGTGATTACTCACAATGGTCACGACGAGGGCGAAGTGGTGTACAACACATGCGTCGTAATCCACCTGGCAGATGTGACCAACTCC ACACCGTTGGCGCCACCGAGCCACCAACCGGGTGGTTCCTCTCCGCCTTACTTTAGCCGCGGTTCCGCAGCATCCGCTTCATCGAACCAGGATCATCGCACGTCGTACGGTTACGGTTCACCtggcggcagtggtggtcgttccggtagcagcagccgcaacggTGATACCATCGGTAGCTCCAACTACGATCTCTACCAGCAGCGTCAGTATCAGCTGCATTCGCAAAGCATGCGCTATCTGCGGTTGATCTGGGACGAATCGGAACATACGCTCGAGTACACGCTACGTTACAACAGCTCTCGGCCCGGTTTTTGGATATCGTCTTCACCCCAGTCCGGTTCGATGATTCAGCTGCAGTACGTACAGTTTACGGGTACGGTACAGGTGCTGAAGGCGATCAACAACCAGCTCGTGCTCACCTTCTGCCAGAGCATCCCGAGTGGTCAGCTGTTCACGATCGTGTTGTCGCGCATTCCGATGGGACTGGCACCGGAG GAGATTCAAAGCATCCGCAATCTGCTACGACGACGCGGCCTACCAGCGACCTCCGTGCGCAAAGTATGCCAAAGTGGTGCCTTCCGGAGTGATCCGGTGTCCGTcggggtgttgctgctgctgctaaccacCCTTTCTTTGCTCCCGAAACGTTTCCATTGA
- the LOC125950206 gene encoding mitochondrial potassium channel-like, with the protein MCTRRVLFLPVGSFWRTNHLVAVRGFSDRIHQRQDERVDFELYTIPASEAATATTRPTTANKPPTQRSTEIALRRIGLLDLAKSKLYEAQSFYDEFSGMNEVKLAQSKVIEIQDQLQMVQERRRHVLLELTLVRKQLQDIHLELQKSVRGEHRYVELIKEEFEVLSREKEKNQIFQIIDQEERELFSHLTASVKTSHEKERMQANNVKYWSIIASGVGALLGIIATSINYYFRNTQFETIRKAGEENQRMLLEMQRQMSSLETTLGTVQRQLVARRVAEKPQLARVHESWGSYLRRHTSRFFRFFVPKG; encoded by the exons ATGTGCACCAGAAGAGTGTTGTTTCTGCCTGTCGGGAGCTTTTGGCGAACGAATCACCTCGTAGCAGTCCGGGGGTTTTCGGATCGGATTCACCAGCGGCAGGATGAAAGAGTGGATTTTGAGCTGTACACCATCCCGGCATCGGAAGCGgctacggcgacgacgagaccGACAACTGCAAACAAACCGCCGACTCAGCGATCAACCGAAATTGCCCTGCGTCGTATCGGGCTACTCGATCTGGCGAAAAGCAAACTCTACGAGGCACAATCGTTCTACGATGAGTTCAGCGGCATGAACGAGGTGAAGCTGGCCCAAAGCAAAGTGATCGAGATACAGGACCAACTGCAGATGGTACAGGAACGACGCCGGCACGTGCTTCTCGAGCTAACGCTTGTCCGGAAACAGCTGCAGGACATTCACCTGGAGCTGCAGAAATCTGTCCGCGGTGAGCATCGCTACGTGGAGCTGATTAAGGAGGAATTTGAG GTCTTATCacgggagaaggagaaaaatcaAATCTTTCAAATTATTGACCAGGAGGAACGTGAACTGTTCTCTCACCTAACGGCCTCGGTGAAGACGTCGCACGAGAAGGAACGGATGCAAGCGAACAACGTCAAGTATTGGTCAATCATTGcctccggtgtcggtgccttGCTCGGCATTATTGCCACCTCCATTAACTACTACTTCCGGAACACACAGTTCGAGACGATCCGGAAGGCCGGAGAGGAAAACCAACGAATGCTGTTGGAGATGCAACGGCAGATGAGCAGTTTGGAGACAACGCTAGGAACCGTCCAGCGGCAGCTCGTGGCCAGACGCGTCGCCGAAAAACCTCAGCTGGCCCGGGTGCACGAATCCTGGGGAAGCTATTTACGACGACACACATCTCGGTTCTTCCGGTTTTTCGTGCCGAAAGGATAA
- the LOC125950210 gene encoding uncharacterized protein LOC125950210 has translation MSLLLSTGRRSVPLVLVVNCRCFAKPGRNPDIYETLGTLHPVTKDTKHGFIAQGKRALYGARDFYHDFIGTQNVRTAQQKLEDLHGKISVVEATRSQHELKLVEIRKLIAEVHASQHRTDRNDAIYYDLTKKEFLLNSEKIRLTGLLDVTIYELQVLQRHLTQAIFEMQTKQEHVAHNGRVVKILLTIVAGTLAFLGKDGYEIYRDADIRKWKNSIQSDVKELLRRTEEKPVEVPSESWASYLYRQPVRFYRYMVTSKQDQPAESWGSYLGRQPGRLYRYMFRQEK, from the exons ATGTCGTTGCTATTATCGACGGGccggcgttccgttccgctggTGCTTGTCGTTAACTGTCGCTGTTTTGCGAAACCCGGCCGAAATCCAGACATCTACGAAACTCTTGGAACACTTCATCCCGTTACAAAGGACACCAAGCATGGTTTCATCGCCCAGGGGAAGCGTGCTCTGTACGGTGCACGCGACTTTTACCACGATTTCATCGGAACACAGAACGTACGAACAGCGCAGCAGAAGCTGGAGGACCTTCACGGAAAAATCAGTGTAGTAGAAGCTACACGGTCGCAGCACGAGCTGAAATTGGTTGAAATAAGAAAACTGATCGCCGAGGTACATGCTTCTCAACACCGTACTGATCGCAACGATGCCATTTACTACGACTTGACAAAAAAAGAGTTTCTG CTGAACTCCGAGAAAATACGATTAACGGGCCTGTTGGATGTGACGATCTACGAACTGCAGGTGCTACAGCGCCATCTCACGCAGGCCATCTTCGAGATGCAAACGAAGCAAGAGCATGTGGCCCATAATGGTCGCGTTGTGAAAATACTGCTTACCATCGTTGCCGGGACGTTAGCTTTCTTGGGAAAGGATGGATATGAAATCTACCGAGATGCCGACAtacgaaagtggaaaaactcTATACAATCCGACGTGAAAGAACTGCTTCGGCGAACGGAGGAAAAACCGGTCGAAGTGCCTAGCGAATCATGGGCCAGTTATCTTTATCGGCAGCCAGTTCGGTTTTATCGCTACATGGTTACGAGTAAGCAAGATCAGCCCGCAGAATCATGGGGTAGCTATCTTGGTCGGCAACCGGGAAGGCTGTACCGATACATGTTCCGCCAAGAAAAGTAA